In the genome of Candidatus Polarisedimenticolia bacterium, the window GATCTCTACCTGGAAATGACCGAGTCGGGGGTCATCACGCCGGGAGACTTCCAGAAATCCAAGGCGGCGTTGATCTACGGTCAGATGACCGAGCCCCCCGGCGCTCGGCTGAGGGTGGGACTGTCCGCTCTGACGGTGGCCGAGTACTTCCGGGACGTGGGTGGACAGGACGTCCTCCTCTTCATCGACAACATCTTTCGCTTCACCCAGGCGAACTCCGAAGTCTCGGCGCTCCTCGGGCGCATGCCGTCGGCCGTCGGCTACCAGCCGACCTTGTCGACCGATCTCGGAGAGCTCCAGGAGCGGATCACGACCACGCGCAAGGGATCGATCACCTCGGTGCAGGCGATTTACGTTCCGGCGGACGATTACACCGATCCAGCCCCGGCGACGACGTTCGCCCACCTCGACGCCTCCACGAACCTGTCCCGCAAGATCTCGGAGCTCGGAATCTACCCGGCGGTGGATCCTCTCGCTTCCACGTCCCGCATCTTGGATCCGCGGATTCTCGGGGAGGAGCATTACGACACCGCCCGCGCGGTCCAATCGGTCCTGCAGCGGTACAAGGAGCTCCAGGACATCATCGCGATTCTCGGAATCGACGAGCTGTCCGAGGACGACAAGATCGCGGTCGCCCGGGCGCGCAAGATCCAGCGCTTCCTCTCCCAGCCGTTCTTCGTGGCGGAGCAGTTCACCGGTATTCCCGGCCGGTACGTTCCGATCGCCGAGACGATCCGCGGCTTCCAGGAGATCGTCGCCGGGAAGCACGACGAGATCCCGGAGCAGGCCTTCTACCTCGTCGGCACGATCGACGAGGCGCTGGAGAAGGCCGAGAAGATGAAGACGGCCGTCTAGACACTGAAGGAGCCTGTGTGCTGCCGGAGAAGCTTCAGCTCGACGTCGTCACCCCGGAGCGCGGACTGGTCAGCGAAGCGGTCGACGAGGTGATCCTTCCGGGGACGGAGGGATACCTCGGCGTCCGGCCGGGGCACGCCCCCCTCCTCACGACGCTCAAGGTGGGATCGATCGAGTATCGCAAAGGCAGGGAAGTCCTCTATCTCGCCGTTTCCTGGGGCTTCGCCGAGGTTCTTCCCGATCGGGTCGCGATCCTGGCGGAGACCGCCGAAAAGGCGGAGGAAATCGACGTGGTTCGGGCCCGTCACGCCAAGGAGCGGGCGGAGGGGCGGTTGAAGAAGCCCGAGCAGGACACCGATTTCAGCCGCGCCCAGATCGCCCTTCAAAAGGCCCTCATCCGTCTGCAAGTCGCGTCGAAGGCGCAGGCCGCCGTCCGGGATTCCTGATTCGCCGCCTGATTGCCGGCCGAATCGGGAGGCCGATGGGAATGAAGCGCTTCTCGCTCCGGAACGTCCCGGCGGTCGCCCTCGCCTCGCTTCTCCTGGCGGGCTGCGGCGCCGGCCGAGAAGTGGTCCTCGGCGCCGTCCTATCGCTTTCGGGAGAAGGGGCGTATTACGGCCAGGCCATCCGCCAGGCGATGGATCTGGCGGTGGATCGCGTCAACGCCGAAGGGGGAATCGGCGGGAATCCGCTGCGCATTCTCTACCGCGACAGCGGAAGCTCTCCCGACGGGGCGGAGAAAGCCGCCCGGGATCTCTTCGACCGCCACGACGTTCCCTTGATCTTCGGCGCCGTCTTGAGCTCCGAGACCCTGCGCCTCGCCCCTCTTGCTGAAAGCCGGCACAAGATCCTCCTGAGTCCCGCCTCCTCCAGCCCGGAGATCAGCCGCGCCGGCAAGCACGTGTTTCGCGTCTATCCCTCCGACGTTCTGGAGGGGGCCTACATGGCGCAGCTGGCCTCCGAGGAGCTCGGATTGAAGCGCATGACGGTGCTCGCCATCGACAACGAATTCGGCCGGGGGATCGCGGAGGTCTTCCTGCGCGGATTCCATGGCGACGCGCCGCCCGTCGTGATGTTCTACGCTCCGAAAGGGACCGATCTGGCGGCCCTCGCGGAGAAGGCCCGCCGGGCGGGGGGGGACGGGATCTACCTCGTCGGGTATTACAATGATATGGGGATCCTCCTCCGGGAGCTTCGCAAGCGGGGCACCCCGGGGCGGATCCTCAGCTCTTCGAGCCTCGGCAGTCCCCGAAGCCTCGAAGAGGCGGGGGAGGCGGCCGAAGGAGTCATCTACCCGGCCACCGTCTTCGATCCGGAAAGCGACGATCCGCCGGTGGCCCGGTTCGTGAGAGACTTCAAGGCCCGCTATGGCGGCCTGCCCGATCTCTACGCCGCTCACGGATATGACGCGGTGCTGGTCGCGGCCGCCGCCATGCGCCAGGCGGGAGGCGCCGTCCCCGAGCGGATCGCCCAGGAGCTCCTGGCGATTCAGGAATTCAGGGGAGCCTCCGGCGTCATCAGCTTCGATCCCGAGGGAGATGTGGTGCAGTTTCCCCGCGCCTACATCGTTTATCAGGGGAAAGCGATGCTCTACCGGGAATTCCTCGAGCGCACCCGAGGTCGACAGGAGGCGGGACGGACGCGAAGCCGGTGACGGAGCTTCCGCCTTCCGCCGGTCGGCCCACCCCGCTTCAGACCAAGCGGGAAGGGATCGATCTGTCGATCGTGATTCCGGCCTACAACGAGGAGCGGAGGATCGTCCCCACCCTCGAGGCGATCGCCGCCTATCTCGCCCGGACGGCGACGAAGGCGGAGATCCTGGTCGTGGACGACGGGAGCGCCGACGGCACGGCGGCGCGCGTCGGCGAGCTGGCGGCCTCGATCCCCTCCCTGCGCCTGCTGAGCAACGGCCGGAATCGCGGCAAAGGCTTCAGCATCCGCCACGGCTTCTCCGAGAGCCGCGCTCCGCTGGTCCTCCTCACGGATGCCGATCTCTCCACTCCCATCGAAGAGGTCGAGAAGCTGATTCCGTCCCTTCGTGACGGGAAAGCCGGCATCGCCGTTGGATCCCGGGCGCTGGCGCCGGAGCTCGTCGAAGTCCGGCAGGGGCCGCTCCGGCAGGCCATGGGCAAGGGCTTCAACCTCGTGGTCCGGACGCTCACCGGCCTATCGATACGGGACACGCAGTGCGGATTCAAGCTGATGGATCGCCGGAGGCTGGCCCCCGTTTTCGCGGTCGCCCGCGTCGATCGCTTCTCCTACGACGTGGAGATCCTCTACCTGGCCCACCGCCGCGGCATCCGCATCGAGGAAATCCCGGTGATCTGGCGGGACTCTCCGAATTCTCGGGTGAGCGTTCTGGGCGACCCGCTTCAAATGTTCGTCGACGTCGTGCGAATCGTCTGGCGCGATCGCGCCGGCCGCTACCGGGAGCCGTCGTGAGGCGATCGTCCAAAATCGTCTCCCGGTCCGGGTTGAGCCGGATTTCCCGCCGGATGGACAGGAACGGCGAGCGGCTCGTCCTGACGAACGGCTGCTTCGACCTCCTTCATGCCGGCCACGTCCGGCTGTTGCGAGAGTCCCGCCGCCTGGGAGAGGCCCTCGCCGTCGCCGTCAACAGCGACGCGTCGGTGCGGAAGCTCAAGGGCCATGGCCGTCCAGTGATCGGAGAAAGAGAGCGGCTGGAGATTCTCGCCGCGCTGGAGGCGGTGGATTACGTGCTCCTTTTCAACGAGGAGACGCCCGAGCTCCTGATTCGCGCCGTACGCCCCGCCGTTCTGGTCAAGGGAGGGGACTGGGGGAGGGCTCGCGTCGTTGGGAGGAAGACGGTCGAGGAGGATGGCGGAGAGGTCCGCATCCTGCCCTTGCGCAAAGGGGTGTCCACCACCCGGATCATCCGGCGAATCGTGGAGAGGTTCGGGCGGTGAGCGGCGAGATCGCGTCCCTGCTGACCTCGGTCGGACTGAGGGACGGGATGCCCCGTCTCGCGGCCTCGATTCTGGCGCAACGCCCCGCCGCGCTCGTCGGCCTCGCCGGCTCCGCCCGGGGCCTCCATCTTCTTCTC includes:
- the atpD gene encoding F0F1 ATP synthase subunit beta, whose product is DLYLEMTESGVITPGDFQKSKAALIYGQMTEPPGARLRVGLSALTVAEYFRDVGGQDVLLFIDNIFRFTQANSEVSALLGRMPSAVGYQPTLSTDLGELQERITTTRKGSITSVQAIYVPADDYTDPAPATTFAHLDASTNLSRKISELGIYPAVDPLASTSRILDPRILGEEHYDTARAVQSVLQRYKELQDIIAILGIDELSEDDKIAVARARKIQRFLSQPFFVAEQFTGIPGRYVPIAETIRGFQEIVAGKHDEIPEQAFYLVGTIDEALEKAEKMKTAV
- a CDS encoding F0F1 ATP synthase subunit epsilon, which codes for MPEKLQLDVVTPERGLVSEAVDEVILPGTEGYLGVRPGHAPLLTTLKVGSIEYRKGREVLYLAVSWGFAEVLPDRVAILAETAEKAEEIDVVRARHAKERAEGRLKKPEQDTDFSRAQIALQKALIRLQVASKAQAAVRDS
- a CDS encoding ABC transporter substrate-binding protein; translation: MKRFSLRNVPAVALASLLLAGCGAGREVVLGAVLSLSGEGAYYGQAIRQAMDLAVDRVNAEGGIGGNPLRILYRDSGSSPDGAEKAARDLFDRHDVPLIFGAVLSSETLRLAPLAESRHKILLSPASSSPEISRAGKHVFRVYPSDVLEGAYMAQLASEELGLKRMTVLAIDNEFGRGIAEVFLRGFHGDAPPVVMFYAPKGTDLAALAEKARRAGGDGIYLVGYYNDMGILLRELRKRGTPGRILSSSSLGSPRSLEEAGEAAEGVIYPATVFDPESDDPPVARFVRDFKARYGGLPDLYAAHGYDAVLVAAAAMRQAGGAVPERIAQELLAIQEFRGASGVISFDPEGDVVQFPRAYIVYQGKAMLYREFLERTRGRQEAGRTRSR
- a CDS encoding dolichyl-phosphate beta-glucosyltransferase; its protein translation is MTELPPSAGRPTPLQTKREGIDLSIVIPAYNEERRIVPTLEAIAAYLARTATKAEILVVDDGSADGTAARVGELAASIPSLRLLSNGRNRGKGFSIRHGFSESRAPLVLLTDADLSTPIEEVEKLIPSLRDGKAGIAVGSRALAPELVEVRQGPLRQAMGKGFNLVVRTLTGLSIRDTQCGFKLMDRRRLAPVFAVARVDRFSYDVEILYLAHRRGIRIEEIPVIWRDSPNSRVSVLGDPLQMFVDVVRIVWRDRAGRYREPS
- the rfaE2 gene encoding D-glycero-beta-D-manno-heptose 1-phosphate adenylyltransferase; this translates as MRRSSKIVSRSGLSRISRRMDRNGERLVLTNGCFDLLHAGHVRLLRESRRLGEALAVAVNSDASVRKLKGHGRPVIGERERLEILAALEAVDYVLLFNEETPELLIRAVRPAVLVKGGDWGRARVVGRKTVEEDGGEVRILPLRKGVSTTRIIRRIVERFGR